A segment of the Oncorhynchus tshawytscha isolate Ot180627B linkage group LG19, Otsh_v2.0, whole genome shotgun sequence genome:
accacccagttgatatagcctgatataccacagctttcagccaatcagcaccaTTGAACACATGAAGAGCAGAATAAAGTAGGGTTAGAAACATACACCGAAAAGAATAGAGGGATATTTCTCATTTACCCTGTTCGTCACTTTCTTCTTCAGATTCCTCCTCTTCGTCATCACCTCCTTTAGCCTCCTCTTCATCCCCATCCTCATCGTCCTCTGAGTCAGACCAGTCATCCAGCCACTCTTGGGTCTCTACAGAGAGAAGGGGTCAGTGTGATCAGGAAGTCAACCTCCATCCCACAGAAACACACGGACAGAAAAGCCCAGTTTCCCTCTTACTTACTGGGGTCCATCTCGACCAGCACCTCCCACTGGTCCATCTTGTGGAGGTCCAGACAGTACAGGTCGTTGAGGGTGAACTGGCGGTCACCCACCTCAAACATGCCCCCGTACAAATACAGCTTCCCATATTTCACTGTTGCCATGGCACTGGAGCGAGCACAGGGCTCGACAAGGATGGCCGAGGCACcttcctcaccttcctcctcttcctcactctcttcctccacctgTGTCCCGGGGATTATTTCCTTGATGGTCATGACTGTTCCGTCTTCAGTGACGATCTCCTTGATGACCTCCACAGGTCCCTGTGCTGCTGCTCCTTCCTCCTCCTGACCCTCCCCTGACCCCTCCCCCCCCTTCTTCCCCCGTCGACGCTTCTTCTTCTCCGACTTACAGCCCTGGACGAGGGAAAAACaggtcaacaacaacaatattaacaCAGCTGCTTACAAATGTCCAAGTAAACATTATATCTACTGTATGTGCCAAAATAGAAGTTTCCAGCAGTTACCTTGAGCTGAGCAGGGAACCAGCGGTGCTTGTTGATGTCATACAGGTAAAGGTCGTTGTAGAAGTCCCCCTCCAGAGTCTCATCTTCCTCCTCGTCACACACCCCTCCGAAGAGCAGCGCCCGGCCCGTGGGCCCCACAGCCAGGGAGAAGCCCGACCGGGCGGGTGGCTTTGAGCCTGAGGGACTCACCCGGGACCACAACCACTTCTCTGAAAGGGACAGGGAGAAAATAAACATGAGGAACAATGTCATGTGAATAGAAATCCCATTGCCCTGCATTTTATTTGTCCAGGCTAGTCTGTAGCCAATAGTAAGTGTAAGCCTGAGCATCACTGTACCTTGTTCTTCTTTGCCATCTCTCTTGAGGAGAAACATGTCAGAGTGGATGGTTCCCTTTTCCACATCTTTCTTAGCTTTCTAATAGGGAACAATAAAAACACAACTTTGATTAAAATGTCATGGAGTCATTCAAAGACTTGCTGCATATCTCTCAATATCATATCAAATTAACATGAGCAAACTTAAGAACctgttgtgcacacacacaccactttggAGTATCCTCCGTAGATGATGACCCCGGAGCCATCGGGGGTAGAGGTCATCTGGCAAGCTGAGCGAGGGGAGGGGCCAGTGCCGGAGGGGGAGAGGCGACTCCAGGTGAAGGAGTCCAGACTGAAGGCATGTACATCGTTGTAGTAGATAAAATCCCTGCAAGATAAGAAGTACACTATCAACAAAATAATCTAGTTCATTTTGCATATTTAATGCAGCGGCTTTATCTCATATTGTGATAGTTTGACCTCCATAAAGCTAGCCAGAAggttctctttcctctcctcttattTCCTACAATTACTCCGCCTATCACCTCTCCTTAACTGACACGATAGCTCCTCCCATCATCTCTCCTTACCTAGCACTTTCGTGGAAGCCTCCAAACACCAGCAACTGCCTCTTACTCAGGACCATACGATGTCCACTCCTACCAGAGGGGGCACCTGGAACCCTGGGTTACAGACACAACACTtgaactcacacacactgacacaaacagGTTCATCTAGTAGCATCTCAAACATACGTTTAacacactattactactacagcAATATGGCTCCCTCACTTGATCTGCTCCCAGGTGTTTGTGGAGAGGTGAAGAACCCAGAGGTCTTTATAGTGGTAGAACTGCTCCCCGTCAGGAGACGCAAACTCCCCTCCAAACAACCACAGCTGCCCCCCTGCCTGGGGAACTACCACcgcctgtagagagagagaaagagagacagagaaaggagagagagagagagagaaagatggagaaagttggaagggagagagagagttatcagGTAGATATCATCTACTTTGGCAATCTCTCAAATCTCTTCATAGCTGTATCAAAGGTATAGTCTGTCCTCTGGTGTCCAAAAGGGAGAATGACAGCACAATGGGCAGGCTGCCACCTGAGACCCGCAGTGAGAGAAATCACTCATCCACAACAGAGAAAaagttcaaaataaaataaaatgtgtcaGTAAAGGTGTGACATGCCTTTGAGTTCCCCAAAAGTAGAACAAAGGTGTGAAAAAGTTACCCTGAGCTGTCTAAGTGACTATAAAGAGTAAAGGTAGACTACTGAAAGAAGGCAGGGGGGGGATCTGGTGAGCTCTGTAAAGTACAAggatgcaaactggtgagggcccaaaaagTTGAAACAAATGTTCTGCACGGAAACACACGAGAAATCGATGGAAATGTTCTGAGTGGGGTTGTCTCTCTGCATTTAGATATATTCATACTGATACTGTACATTTTTACATCCACTGTGTATcaactgtatacccactgtatatcaactgtatatccagTGTATATCAAccatatacccactgtatatcaaccgtatacccactgtatatcaacatatacccactgtatatcaacatatacccactgtatatcaaccgtaaacccactgtatatcaaccgtatacccactgtatatcaacggtatacccactgtatatcaacggtatacccactgtatatcaaccgtatatcaaccgtatacccacggtatatcaaccgtatacccactgtatatcaaccgtaaacccactgtatatcaaccgtaaacccactgtatatcaaccgtatacccactgtatatcaaccatatacccactgtatatcaaccatatacccactgtatatcaatcgcatacccactgtatattaaccgtatacccactgtatacaaccgtatacccactgtatatcaaccgtatacccacggtatatcaaccgtatacccacggtatatcaaccgtatacccacggtatatcaaccgtatacccacggtatatcaaccgtatacccacggTGTAttaaccgtatacccactgtatatcaaccgtatacccacggtatatcaaccgtatacccacggtatatcaaccgtatacccacggtatatcaaccgtatacccacggTATATCAACCGTAACAATACCTAGTAGTATGGTGATCCACCCCCTCAGATTGAGTTTAGAATTATATTGATTAGACATATGCATCCTACTTCGAACCCTCTCTTTGAGTAGGCTATCTATCCCTTTTCCCTGCGCCATCCAAATGTGTGTATAGCCAAGGTACCATGGTGTTCGTTAGCCAGGTAACATGACTAAACAAGGTTGTTTGTTATGAAACCAAAAACTCGCAAAATGGCCTGCTTGTTCTTAGAGGCGAAATCAAAAGATACCTATCCACTTTGCTCACCCTGGGAGCTGCTCTAATAATTAAACAAATTTAACAGAAACCCCATGACTGTCTGCACTCCCCAACTTGCCATTGCAGCTAAATAACATTTTCAAAACTTATGGAGATGTGCATAAAGAACAGACGGAGCGAAGCAGCTGAGTAGGCGAATGGCTGGTTAGGGGGACGCGGGTAACTGCTCACATCAGACACACGTGATATTGGATGAAGCACTCATTTTGATATAACATATCTGACATCACGCTCTGTTTGATATTCAATTTGTAGGACGCGTACGGTAGGGATGCATCCTGTActcgttagagagagagaaggcagtaATCGCAGAGGGAGAAGATCTGCTTGCACTCTCTCTTTTATAGCTTTGTGTGATACACTCTAGGTCTGCACACACTGATCCACTAAGGTGTTGATCTATTTTGGATCTAAACGGCGGATATCGTCGAAAAGAGACATGTTTGCATCCCTGAAAGAAAACGGAGGTGGTTGTAGAGATGGTGGTTGAAATGAGGTACATAGTTACCTGGTGAGCACAGCGTCGTGGAGGAGGGTTGGGGATGTCTGACTTCACCCAGGTGTTCTTCTTTATGTTATAGAAGAACAGGTCATTGTAGAGGTACGTCTGAAAGGAAGAAAATTAACCCACTGTCAACCCTATTCATCCAAAGTCAATAAGGCTTAATAACAGACAAATGgtgaatataaaaatatattaagAAATATATGAATACATTAATAAATGTACGAATATAAAGGCTCCCGAGTGGtggagcggtctaaggcactgcttctcagtgctagaggcatcactacagaccctggttcaattccaggctgtatcacaaccagccgtgattgggagtcccatagggcggcacacaattggcccagcgtcgccctggttagggtttggccggtgtaggcagtcattgtaaataagaatgtgttcttaactgacttgcctagttaaataaaaaaataaaaggtgttcagcatatactatatatacaaaattatttggtcaccccttcaaattagtggatttgacaatgctgacaggtgtataaaatcgagcacacagccattcaatctccaaagacaaacattggcagtagaatggccttgctgaagagctcagtgactttcaatgtggccccttcataggattccacctttccaacaagtcagttcatcaaaatgctgtgctgttattgtgaagtgaaaacatcCAGGACCAGTGCTAGGGcagacaagctcacagaacgagactgTAAGcttgagtgctgaagcgcgtaaagatcgtctgtcctcagttgcaacgctcactaccgagttccaaactgcctcgggaagcaacatcagcacaagaactgtttgtcgggagtttcatgaaatggatttccatggccgagcagccacacaagcctaagatcaccatgcgcaagaggtgtaaagctcgccgccattggactctggagcagtggaaacttgtgaatcatcactccagagaacgtttcACCATCTGGAAGTCTGACAGAcgaatgcatagtgcaaactgtgaagtttggtggaggaggaaaaatggtctggggctgtttttcaaggccccttagttccagtgaagggaaatcttaatgctacagcatgcaatgacattctagacgattctgtgcttccaacattatGGCAACAGttcggggaaggccctttcctggttcagcatgacaatgccaccgtgcacaaagcgaggtccatacagaaatggtttgtcgagatcggtgtggaagaacttgactggcctgctcaaagccctgatctcaaccccatcgaacacctttgggattaattggaatgacGACTACGAGCcatgcctaatcgcccaacatcagacttcactaatgctcgtggctgaatggaagcacatacctgcagcaatgttccaacatctagtggaaagccttcccagaagagtggaggctgttatagtagcaaaggagggaccaactccatattaaagcccatgattttggaatgagatgttcgacgagcaggtgtccacatgctttaggtcatgtagtgtatatgaatCGTACCTTTTTGCCATTGAAGAACTCGCCTCCGAACAAGATCAGCTCATCCTTGTCGGGGTGTGCTGACAGTGAGGCGTTCAACCTGAGTGATGAGACACAGGATACCactactatcaaatcaaatcacattttcatGGTCGCATAcaaatatttagcagatgttattgcaggtgtagcaaaatgcttgtgacACCTGGCTGTGAAATCTCCTAACACCTGGCTCTGACTTGAGCTGCCACACCTAACACCAGGCTCATGTTCAGTAGGCACGAAACCGCAAAGGttttgaaatgaaaaaaaaaaaaacgaaaacgAGACAATTCTTATTGTACAAGATCAGCCATAGTAACTCCCTGGTTTCAACACATTTTCTCCAAATTTGTGCCCATTGAACATGATCCAGGTCAACACCTATCAACATCTAGGACAgagcacccgcacgcccgactagcatcaccaccctggatggttccgacctagaatatgtggacatctataagtacctaggtgtctggctagactgtaaactctccttccagagtcatatcaaacatctccaatctaaaatcaaatctagaatcgtctttctattccgcaacaaagcctccttcactcacgccgccaaacttaccctagtaaaactgactatcctaccgatcctcgacttcggcgatgtcatctacaaaatagcttctaacactctactcagcaaacttgatgcagtttatcacagtgccatccgttttgttactaaagcaccttataccacccaccactgcgacctgtatgctctagtcggctggccctcgctacatattcgtcgccagacccactggctccaggtcatctacaagtccatgctaggtaaagctcctccttatctcagttcactggtcacgatggcaacatccacccgtagcacacgctccagcaggtgtatctcactgatcatccctaaagccagttccagttctctgctgcctgtgactggaacgaattgcaaaaatcgctgaagttggagacttttatctcgctcaccaacttcaaacatctgctctctgagcagctaaccgatcgctgcagctgtacatagtctatcggtaaatagcccacccaattttacctacctcatccccatactgtttatatttatttacttttctgctcttttgcacaccaatatctctacctgtacatgaccatctgatcatttatcactccagtgttaatctgcaaaattgtaattattcgcctacctcctcatgccttttgcacacaatgtatatagactctttttttttctactgtgttattgacttgttaactgtttactccatgtgtaactctgtgttgtctgttcacattgctatgctttatcttggccaggtcgcagttgcaaatgagaacttgttctcaactagcctacctggttaaataaaggtgaaataaaaaaaataaaaataaaaaagagcaGTGGGTCACCTGGGTGAGGGGGGCGGGCAGGCGGTCTCCACAACTGTTGTCTTCTTTGCATCCAAGGACTGAAACTCAGCTATCAGCGCAGCCAGGTCCTCCTGTATCAATGCCAAAGGAAAACAACACAGCAGTGAACAACAGCTGAAACTATTCACTCTGTACAATGTCATGTGATTGAGTAGAAGTTAATTGACTTGGAATTTCACACACACGATTTTATGTAATAAGATGTTATGCTATAAAGacattgtaatgtactgtagaactatctagctagctaatgttagtagCCAGCAGTTGAAAGGGAGACAGACGTGCCTAACGTTACCTCTTCTCGTTTAGACCGCTTTGAAATCTTTTTATCCATTTTGGCTGCTGTCTTCTCTGCTCCTTTCACTTTCTTTTGTTCTTTTTTACCCTTTTTGCCCATTTTTAGAGGACAGTCTAGCTACAGATTAGCTTTGAATCAGTTGTTGAATCAGAACCACATGGAAATTGTCCAGCTAAATAAACTCACATGTACTTCCACAGACAAGCGCGGTTCACTTCCGGCAACAACAGCGAAGTGACGTAGAAACATGTCTATTGTCTATACAGTATGAAATAGTGCCACCTGTTGCACTGGATGTAGTACTAGCTCACTCCTAGTAAAATGAGAAGCAGGTTTAGACTCTAGAAATAGTTAGTTCGTGAAAAACTGTAAATCTAAAAGAATATCAACTTGGAAAGTGTAGGCTAGTTCTGTGGACCAGTTATCTGGGAAGCATTGCAGATGTTATTTCACACAATGAGTTCAGTAGATTATGCTACATTTAAAGAAAGTATGTTTCAACTCATATTTGTATCATGTAAGACATAATGCCTGGTATTGTAAAGAAGTATGTTAAAGGGCACGTAAAAGGATTAAGCTCATTGTTTTTAGAGAGGACAAGCCTGTTGCATGTTGCAACATAATTAATTGAGCTGGTCAGGAGAGTCCCAATCActcagacctatatctatcctaccctgtctttccattcatcttctgcacatctaccattccagtgtttaattgctatattgtaattacttcgccagcatggcctatttattgccttaactccattatcttacctcatttgcactcactgtatatagacttcttGTCTTCTTTttggtctactgtattattgactatgttttgtttattccatgtgtaactctgtgtcaggtcgcagttgcaaatgagaacttgttctcaactagcctacctggttaaataaaggtgaaaaataataataataaaaaatatatatattccgcCTGGTGGTGTATAATTTAACATCACCTTCAAATTGATGAAACGAGCATCAGTTTACTGTTGAAACCCTGTGACAGGCATAGACCATGTGCACCCAGCAGGCTTCATGTATGGCTCTCACACAAAGTGTAATCTTGATGCTGTTTTTGGCCTCTGCCTTCCTTGGTTTCTCTTTGAGTCCTGCCCTGATCTACAGTTGTAGCATTGAGGTATAACAATTTATTCTGGGAACCTTAAGGAACATGGTCAGTATGTCAGCATGCACGCGGAAGTTAGCTGATAGGATGGTTGGTCAGATAAGGTTAGTAACATTAGGCAAGTAGTagcggtgcatcaagtctgacatcaacagcttctatccccaagcaatacaAGTGATaaataactaacaaaatagctacaTGGACGGAGTTTACCTTGTATCTTTACTGACCTTTTATTTCAATACTCACAGggcactacacactcacacacactgtcactccaacacacacacacacaaacactcactcctaATAAAATCTTGGACACAGAGCATTGGTAAGGAACTGTCTTTTTTAGGACACACCACTTGTTTTTCCATACATTGAGCGTGTAGAAGGGGCTCAGGCATTGGATACTCAATGGCCTTGAGTGGCAAGTCTGTCACATTCAGATTCAGCCTCTCACAGGCCAGGGCCAGAGGGTCATGGCTAGAGGGTCATGGCTTCTTGGTGAGGATGGCAAATCTCCTCATTCACTTGGGTCAAAAGATCCCTGCGTAAAGATAGCTGCCTGGGCTGGTTGTAAAGCAGGAGAGTGATCTCTGCCAACCAAAGCTTCCCTGGTCATCGAAGGGGTCTCGAAGATTAGGTATAAGCCTTGTTCCCTCACTCTGTTTATTGGCGTGGGGACTATTAGGCATAGAGTGGGGAAAAGCGTAAAGCGTTATCCTTGCCAAGGGTGTGCTAGTGCTTTCACCCCTAGTGGTGCATTTTCCCCACTTGCGGATGGAGTCTCTAAAAACCCTTACAGGATTGTCACCTCTAACAGTCTGGATCGATGCGAGAAGCGGGGTCTCTAGAGGCTGGAATAAGCTAGTGCCTGCGTGTCATGCGCACCCAAGGGTGTAATAAATCtgcagagggggaagagagtgtGTCCCAGTTACTTGGGTACTTCGAAAATGAGTGAAAACATGCTCAATACTCATGGATTGTGCCCTAGTGAGTGGCGACAGGTATGGCCATAACATGTCACCATGCTGGGCTATGTGCAAGAGAGAAATGACGTAATAATGGAATGACGTAAGACGTCAGAGGGTGTAGCTAAAAGAAAGAAACATACTGGTTTCCCAGATGTCCTAATCCTGATCAGTAGAGcagctacagtatgtctggtCTATCTTGGCTCTAAAATATTGTGGAAGTAGAGTGTGCCTTGACTGCATGTACCAAGCGCAAGTGTAAAAACAGGACGAGGAAAAGACCTGAGCGTTGTGGACTCGCAAATAACTGATAGCTGTCTGGGGCTCTGACACCTTCTCTCTTTTTAACCAGAAAGTATAAGTAACTGTACTGATAGTACTGAGCTCGATAGATAGGGTTCGTCAATAGAGCCGAGTTTCCATTGGCTTGTCAAAAAATCCCCAAAACTAAGTGGgctgcagatgtaggatcttaatttgagccagtttgctacagcaggaaagttctcctgcaaatGTGATCAAATATAGATTCTACATCTATCTGTAAGGGAGTTTCATGGGTGAGCCAACAAAAATCTGTTCCcctgttaaataaattaaaactgAGCTAATGAGTGACAGGAAGCCACAGAGTGAATGGGGAAGTGTTAATCAGGTTACATTACATGCCTTGTTCACCTAGAGTGATGGCAACCGATAAGATCAGAGGGAATGTGGTTATGCTGACTTTCGCCCCTGGCTGAAACCTGACAAGGCTCTGAGGGTAGAGTCTAAAGGGCTCTACACAGGCTAAGCAAAGTGAGCCGACGGACTCCCTTTGCATTGCATTCCAACAATTCAGCTGCACAAATGTATGTAGAAATACGTCATAGCAAGCCTCACCAGACAGCTTCAGTCCATATCGAATGTACAGGATGGAGTGAAGAGTCTGCAAGGACATTTGTTTTCTATTTAGCTTTTTACCACACTCATCTGGCTGAATACTCTCTCGACTTCAGCATTCGAGTGTGGcaaggacaacacagacacagctgtacatttcaatgaaacatggtgaagccccaatattacccttgctagaagcatgtgtttcagacataaggaagaggatggctgcaaactttctacttttaaacttggacaaaacagagatgcttgttctaggtcccaagaaacaaagagatcttctgttgaatctgacaattaatcttaatggttgtacagtcgtctcaaataaaactgtgaaggacctcggcgttactctggaccctgatctctcttttgaagaacatatcaagaccatttcaaggacagcttttttccatctatgtaacattgcaaaaatcagaaactttctgtccaaaaatgatgcagaaaaattaatccatgcttttgtcacttctaggttagactactgcaatgctctactttccggcctcccggataaagcactaaataaacttcagttggtgctaaatatggctgctagaatcctgcctagaaccaaaaaatttgatcatattactccagtgctagcctctctacactggcttcctgtcaaagcaagggctgatttcaaggttttactgctaacctacaaagcattacatgggcttgctcctacctatctctctgatttggtcctgccgtacatacctacaagtACGCTACGgttacaagacgcaggcctcctaattgtccctagaatttctaagcaaacagctggaggcagggctttctcctatagagctccatttttatggaacggtctgcctacccatgtcagagacgcaaactcggtctcaacctttaagtatttactgaagactcatctcttcagtgggtcgtatgattgagtgtagtctggcccaggagtgggaaggtgaacggaaaggctctggagcaacaaaccgcccttgctgtctctgcctggccggttcccctctttccactgggattctctgcctctaaccctattacaggggctgagtcactggcttactggggctctctcatgccgtccctggaaggggtgcgtcacctgagttggttgattcactgatgtggtcatcctgtctgggttggcgccccccttgggttgtgccatggcgaagatctttgtgggctatactcagccttgtctcaggatggtaagttggtggttgaagatatccctctagtggtgtgggggctgtgctttggcaaagtgggtggggttatatccttcctgtttggccctgtccggggtgtcctcggatggggccacagtgtctcctgacccctcctgtctcagcctccagtatttatgctgcagtagtttatgtgtcggggggctagggtcagtttgttatatctggagtacctctcctgtcctattcggtgtcctgtgtgaatctaagtgtgcgttctctaattctctctttctctctctctctcggaggacctgagccctaggaccatgccccaggactacctgacatgatgactccttgctgtccccagtccacctggccgtgctgctgctccagtttcaactgttctgccttattattattcgaccatgctggtcatttatgaacatttgaacatcttggccatgttctgtcataatctccacccggcatagccagaagaggactggccaccccacatatgctctctctaattctctctttctctctctctctcggaggacctgagccctaggaccatgccccaggactacctgacatgatgactccttgctgtccccagtccacctgaccgtgctgctgctccagtttcaacttttctgccttattattatacaaccatgctggtcatttatgaacatttgaacatcttggccatgttctgttataatctccacccggcacagccagaagaggactggccaccccacatagcctggttcctctctaggtttcttcctaggttttggcctttctagggagtttttcctagccaccgtgcttctacacctgcattgcttgctgtttggggtttaaggctgggtttctgtacagcactttgagatatcagctgatgtacgaagggctatataaatacatttgatttgatttgatttgatccatcaAATCTTGAAACAGGTTGATATCAGCTGCATCCCTGAACTTCCAAATCTGACTCTAGAAGCCCAGTGTGTTTTTTGTCTCATTCCATTTACTAAGATGGATGGCACGCCATTGCTGGACAATCTTGTATATCTCTGCAGGGGAGTAGCCAAGGAGCttggatattttttatttttctccaGGGCTCTTATTGTGCTTAAGAGTTTCCTCCACATTGAAAACTGACATGTACTGCAATGCTTCGATGTTGTCCGGCAGTCTCACCCTCAACtcattagtgagggagatggtgaaGGCTACACACCGCTTTCGGATATTGTTTTCATCCTCAGGCGCAAGGTGGAGCTCAGCTGCCTTTGACTCAACAAGGTAACCAAGGTACAGTTTGGGACTGATGTATCCATCTATTGGCCCTTTGAGTACATCAACATTTGCCAGTGGATTCAGCACCCTGCTGCTCACAGACTTGATCAGGCTAACCAAGCTGTCAAGTAGCTTAAGAGGATCTACTTGCTCTCCCTCAAAAGCCTTGATGGCCAACTGTACCTCACccaacactactgtacctcacccagcactactgtacctcacccagcactgacTTCAAAAAAGTCAGATCCAATATGTTTTGAGGATCACTGTACATGGAATGTAAAACCTCAGC
Coding sequences within it:
- the klhdc4 gene encoding kelch domain-containing protein 4, whose product is MGKKGKKEQKKVKGAEKTAAKMDKKISKRSKREEEDLAALIAEFQSLDAKKTTVVETACPPPSPRLNASLSAHPDKDELILFGGEFFNGKKTYLYNDLFFYNIKKNTWVKSDIPNPPPRRCAHQAVVVPQAGGQLWLFGGEFASPDGEQFYHYKDLWVLHLSTNTWEQIKVPGAPSGRSGHRMVLSKRQLLVFGGFHESARDFIYYNDVHAFSLDSFTWSRLSPSGTGPSPRSACQMTSTPDGSGVIIYGGYSKVKAKKDVEKGTIHSDMFLLKRDGKEEQEKWLWSRVSPSGSKPPARSGFSLAVGPTGRALLFGGVCDEEEDETLEGDFYNDLYLYDINKHRWFPAQLKGCKSEKKKRRRGKKGGEGSGEGQEEEGAAAQGPVEVIKEIVTEDGTVMTIKEIIPGTQVEEESEEEEEGEEGASAILVEPCARSSAMATVKYGKLYLYGGMFEVGDRQFTLNDLYCLDLHKMDQWEVLVEMDPKTQEWLDDWSDSEDDEDGDEEEAKGGDDEEEESEEESDEQDEEDHPPVQPGEALEDFQSRTEQYWVGQARANMGPEAKDTKVQKVGIAMAKVFYEDQQ